TATTAGAGAGTTAACTATAGCTGACTGTGTAATATTTCGGAGTTTCTTGACAACACTATGTGCTCAAAATAAGGGAACGGAGAGGCAGAGGAAGAAGAGTGGGAGGCGAGAGAAGGAGATAAATTCCACTCATTGCAGTTTCTACGCCGCTAATTTGCGTCGAAGGTCGCGGGAGCTGTTGCCCGACGATCACTCCGGCGTCAAATTTAAGGATAAAAGGTAGTCGCCGGAGCTTTGCCGGTCGATCAAACCAGGAATGATACGATAAAAAcgtaaagataaaataaaaggattatGAATATTTCTTCAATGATTGAGAATAATACAATGACTCCAATTTATAAGACTAATACCCTAATACCTAACTTAGTGACCAAGCAAATAATCATAAGCAAATATGGAaagatattgaaaataattgataGACAAATTAATAGAGATATGCAGATATCTCGTATTACTATTCCATAAATATAGTGTGCTAGAGAGCCAACGAGACCTATCGTCTAAGTTTGTGGTCATTAAGGCAGAGCAGGAGAGGAGGGCTGCTATCATTAGGCTCGAGGGTGAAAGTGAGTCTGCTAAGCTGATTTCTATCACATCTCTTCTCCCTTAACTGATGATGATTTCTATCTTCTGTTTTACTTTACTTGTTGCTTTTTTTGTTATCTTGTGTTTGTGGAGgcaaatttttggaaaaaatttagtttttatgcaaatttttatttgtcttcGCAATCAtcttataacaaaaaaatagactacttgtcttaaaataattttgctCATAAGATAATATACTATTTGCCTTGACGTGCTCAatgcattattttaatacaacATGCAAATTATTGAGCATATACCCAATAGTCAGCagattattttgttaaacatTCTGCAAgaaatctgaaaaaaaaaaaaaaaaatagcataCAATCTTCAATCCCTCATCACCATCCTTCAACAAATCCTCGATCACAACAAACCCCAACTCGAATCCTTACTCCAAATTGCTGAATCTCTTATGTGGATTCTTGAAAAGTCTTCACCCTCCCAAATAGCAACTTTGGAGAGTCAAATCAGAGAAACATCATATAAAGCAGAAGATATTATTGAATCACAAATGGTTTATCAAATTCTTTCCAAACCCAAAAACAATATATTGACCTTTTTCAAACCCAAACGCAAGAGCTTCGTTCTGCAGTGGTTTTCTTGCATGATCTGACACCAGATTTGCTGCAAGCAACCCAACAACTTCAATCTATGAAGCTCGTGGAAGAATTGGAGGAAAAGAGCGCTTCTTCCTCGAGATCTAAGATTGATTTGGTGGGAGTTGATGAAGATTTGTTGCAGTTAAAGGATCGTCTCACGAATATGGAGAGGAAGGTGAAGATCATCCCCATCGTTGGCATGGGGGGCATTGGTAAGTCCACCCTTGCTCGAAATCTTTATGACGATGCGTATATTGTTTCTCACTTTGATTATCGCAGTTGGGCTGTTATTTCGCAAGTTCCCAATATGCGGGAAATTATGTTGAGTCTTCTTCGTGGCCTGGATGAAAAGGTCAGCAATGAACTGATTGGACGTGGAGATTATGAGTTGAGAGAAATATTGCACAAGAGGTTATTTGGGCGAAGATACATAGTTGTGTTGGATGATATATGGAGCACGAAATTATGGGATGAGATAAGGATGTATTTCCCGGATAGTAATAATGGGAGTCGAATTGTGATCACTACTAGGGAGTCTGATGTGGCGGAACATGTTGCAGGCTCGGAGAGACTGCATCATGTGCAGTTGCTAGACGAGGTTGTCAGTCGGGATTTACTTTGCCAGATTGTGTTTGGGGAAGAGGATTGCCCTAGCGAATTGCAAGAGGTGGCAGCTAAGATTGGGAGTGATTGCAGTGGGCTTCCTCTTGCCATTCATGTGATTGGAGGGCTCTTGTCAAAGGTTGAAAGGTCAAGAGAAGTTTGGGAGAATCTTTCAACAGATGTAAAAGCTTCCATTGTTCAATCGGACGAGCATTTCTCCAATATACTTTCCTTGATTTATTCACTTGAAACCATGTTTTTTGTATATGAGAGCTTTTCCTGAACATTATGAGATTAAGGGATCTAGACTTAAGAGTAGGTGGATAGCCGAGGGATTTGTGAAATCCAAGGGAGATAAGAGTTTGGAGGAAGAGGCGAGGATTACTTAAAAGCTCTAGTGGAGAGGAATCTACTTTTGGTTACACGAAAAAAAACCAATGGAAAACCAATGAGTTACTCAATCCATGATCTTCTCAGGAATCTGTGCATAAGGAAGGCTAACAAGGAGAAATTTTTAAACGTCAAGAATTGCATGCGCCGTGTAAGTGTTCAGTCATCATATGAAATGGATGATGTGCGTGCTTCATCCCAATTGATGTCACTTGCTCGATCTTTTATATGCATTGGTGTGGAGATTATACCTCGTATCTTTTCCGTATTAAGATTGGTTAGGGTGCTAGATGTAATGGAACTGATATACGAGGAGTTACCAGAAGAAATATTACAACTTGTGAACCTATGCTGCTTAGCCTTCTCCTACACTTCGGGTGTACCTATtggaatatcaaaattatggaATCTGCAAACCTTGATTTGTGGATACCATACGTGGCTTGATTTGCCATCTGAAATATGGGAGAGTTAAGACATCTGAGGTTAGTGATAAACACGGgatttgcatgtttttaagacCTAGATTTGGctcgttttaaatgtcaatcttgcaaattatgttcttaaattgcatatattatatattttggtatttttacgTGTTTAtagataaatgatagaaaaagatagaaaaaaggtgcaaaaatGGTCAAGGTTCAGCAGCCTCTGTTCGAGCCCATCTTCCAACgagtttgaagtccaatcagtgctTAATACAtgccattctcttcgtctttgaaagagcttcgcgtgagtacctTGAACATCtaaatcggagttctgtggagaaagttatggttATTTTACGAACGTTGCGCAGTGTAGTCAAAATTAGGTGGAAATTAAGGAAGGAAAGAAATTGTTGCCAAATCTCTCCTATTAATTGAGGATTTCGAATTTACCATCTTTTCCATTACTTGGAGGATActtttttaccaattataaatcattttctagcctatatatacctcataacctaatttataatattcatCCCTAAGCCTCCAATCTTCTCCATCTCTATACTTCTTCCATCCCATATTCCACATATAATTCTTCTATCTTTCATTAgagcggagctctgcagatcTAGGTAAGAGAAGACTAAAGATTGCATaattcaaccttgggttttgttttgtttttcttcatgtctagtactttttgttgtttttacttgtctatgagtCAAAACATCTTTTGTAGAATTTTTGGTAACATGCTATGATTATAagttatttattcaattgtttttccttgttagctcttgtagttatttcgatttctcttgtgcttatacatttgtTTGATTGACCATCTTAtgaatgcatgtggattttactacaatacCTGGgaagtgagtagtttaatttgaaagaggagaaattgacgtctttgccaatataatcgggagatttgagcctttgaatgaaataaatttatcttaggagtttttaggagttgttgccttagttTTAGGAAGGTTACTTCGGTTttaggtagcaatctacaaattgtaTGCTTCGGGAGaagatataattttacatatgTGATAGCTTAGCAACTCTAGAGACCGTAATTCAAGAAAGTCTTTTGGATTTTAGCTTTTGATTGTGGTCCTAAAACTCTACATTCCTTAGCCTgttttgtatatatttgtttttatgttttcttttatttgtttatttatttctgtcTAGTTTAAATAATCCAACCAAAAATCCGTGTCTCTAAATAGTATATGACGCTTAGTATATAATAGACggttgcaatcttattccctGAGTTCGATATTctggtactgacctttagctatactagatctaccttgtatacttgcaagtatttttagtgctaataaatagtgcatcaagtttttggcgccgttgccgNNNNNNNNNNNNNNNNNNNNNNNNNNNNNNNNNNNNNNNNNNNNNNNNNNNNNNNNNNNNNNNNNNNNNNNNNNNNNNNNNNNNNNNNNNNNNNNNNNNNgatataaaaagttaatggaatgtgaggcctacttttatatattggtgttataataaaatgtgagggaATTAAGTTATCGAATGTATGGCCCTTCACAATGTTGCATCGCGTTTTGAAGTGCGTTGCAGTGATTGCGATAAGGCATTTCttgtgtaatatattttcataataaaaaacttGCAGCACAAAAATCAAACGTTCGCAGcacaaaaagttaaaaattgcATTGATAGTAACTGACATTGTAATACAAAAATGTAGGTCAATGAGAAATGCAACAGTTGTTCGAATCCCATCCCTCGGGCTCTATTCCTCTACTTCGAATTAAGTTCAGCAGTTAGACCACTAAAATATTCTGAAGAACTCCTGAAATGAAGtgattttatttccttttcaataGGCTGAACCTATCCAGCATCGGGATCAGTT
The nucleotide sequence above comes from Salvia hispanica cultivar TCC Black 2014 chromosome 5, UniMelb_Shisp_WGS_1.0, whole genome shotgun sequence. Encoded proteins:
- the LOC125187932 gene encoding putative late blight resistance protein homolog R1A-3, coding for MKLVEELEEKSASSSRSKIDLVGVDEDLLQLKDRLTNMERKVKIIPIVGMGGIGKSTLARNLYDDAYIVSHFDYRSWAVISQVPNMREIMLSLLRGLDEKVSNELIGRGDYELREILHKRLFGRRYIVVLDDIWSTKLWDEIRMYFPDSNNGSRIVITTRESDVAEHVAGSERLHHVQLLDEVVSRDLLCQIVFGEEDCPSELQEVAAKIGSDCSGLPLAIHVIGGLLSKVERSREVWENLSTDVKASIVQSDEHFSNILSLIYSLETMFFVYESFS